A genomic stretch from Enterobacter oligotrophicus includes:
- the hflK gene encoding protease modulator HflK encodes MLQRLLITKICLYGFLLPVGLVYLFLHLFSDVAIWLFAFRLLLAAGLVAMAFVENALRCEQAAAPVAEMPAEEPASPEPKRLQLPPQLQAWLSHFHQHLVTTATISVLALCFAIANLADAALFSEADTVISRVIPGVLLLLSFGLLVIERMISFKIVRHWRYQREYIGLARAMLSLLLVLAAALLLVIFSPTLALWLFRLGSLLVLVMALEYLLRTLITALTPLPADEAPRFLTVSTVAALYRWPLRPLTVVLDALEQRFGIDLRQVQAFRLMGKTVLPVAFGIAVLGWLLSGLTEVPLQQRGIYERFGRPLAVLSPGLHVGLPWPFGRVRPVENGTVHELRLSDEPESQAQSAEPDSAEGPAPQSSWRLWDSSHLTDQSQVIASKANDRQSFQIVNMDIRLIWRVGLRNEDALNSQYQAEDLPVLIRSIARQVLVVQFASKQLDVLLNEQRASLASALNRQIQQRLVTLHTGVELLSTRIEAIHPPAGAADAWHGVQAAQIAASARVAREKGYAATVTREAQQKAENRVNDAQAFAAEDLARARAEAIHFAADEQAWKQAGAAFLLERRYHILSQSLAHTPLLILDDRLQGTREPVLDLRQYPALSDSTAPQKASTK; translated from the coding sequence TTGCTGCAGCGCCTTCTGATCACAAAAATTTGTCTTTACGGCTTTCTGCTGCCCGTCGGCCTTGTTTACCTTTTTCTGCATCTATTCTCTGACGTCGCAATCTGGTTATTTGCATTTCGGCTGCTGCTGGCTGCGGGGCTGGTGGCGATGGCGTTTGTAGAAAACGCGCTACGCTGTGAACAAGCTGCAGCACCGGTCGCGGAAATGCCCGCAGAGGAGCCTGCTTCCCCGGAGCCTAAACGGTTGCAGCTGCCACCGCAGTTGCAGGCCTGGCTATCGCATTTTCACCAGCATCTGGTCACTACCGCGACGATTTCCGTGCTGGCTCTCTGTTTTGCTATCGCAAACCTTGCCGATGCGGCGTTGTTCAGCGAAGCAGACACGGTTATCAGCCGCGTGATCCCTGGGGTGCTTCTGCTGCTGAGCTTTGGCCTGCTGGTCATTGAACGCATGATCAGCTTTAAAATTGTCCGCCACTGGCGCTATCAGCGCGAATATATCGGGCTGGCGCGTGCGATGCTCAGCCTTCTGCTGGTGCTTGCCGCTGCGCTGCTGCTGGTGATCTTTTCCCCAACGCTGGCGCTGTGGCTTTTCCGGCTTGGCAGCTTGCTGGTCCTCGTGATGGCGCTGGAATATCTCCTGCGTACCCTCATCACCGCTCTCACGCCGCTTCCGGCGGATGAGGCTCCCCGTTTTCTGACGGTCAGCACCGTTGCTGCCTTGTACCGCTGGCCTCTGCGCCCACTGACGGTGGTTCTGGACGCGCTTGAGCAGCGTTTTGGCATTGATCTACGCCAGGTGCAGGCGTTTCGCCTGATGGGAAAAACGGTTTTGCCCGTAGCCTTTGGCATTGCCGTACTGGGCTGGTTGCTGAGTGGGTTGACGGAAGTCCCGCTGCAGCAGCGGGGGATTTACGAACGTTTTGGCCGCCCGCTGGCGGTGCTCTCTCCGGGGCTGCATGTCGGATTGCCCTGGCCATTTGGTCGGGTTCGCCCCGTGGAAAATGGGACGGTACATGAGCTGCGGCTCAGTGATGAACCGGAATCGCAGGCGCAGAGCGCAGAGCCCGACAGTGCCGAAGGTCCTGCACCGCAGAGTAGCTGGCGCTTGTGGGATAGCAGCCATCTGACCGATCAATCACAGGTGATTGCCAGCAAGGCTAACGACCGCCAGAGTTTTCAGATAGTAAATATGGATATCCGCCTTATCTGGCGCGTCGGGCTGCGTAATGAGGACGCGCTTAACAGCCAGTATCAGGCCGAAGATCTGCCTGTGCTGATCCGCAGTATTGCCCGACAGGTGCTGGTGGTGCAGTTTGCCAGCAAGCAGCTGGATGTGCTGCTCAACGAGCAGCGCGCGAGCCTGGCGTCAGCGCTTAACCGGCAGATCCAGCAGCGTTTAGTGACACTGCATACCGGCGTGGAGCTGCTCTCAACCCGAATAGAAGCGATTCACCCGCCTGCGGGGGCCGCCGATGCCTGGCACGGCGTGCAGGCGGCGCAAATAGCCGCCAGCGCGCGGGTCGCCCGTGAGAAGGGGTATGCCGCCACGGTGACTCGCGAGGCGCAACAAAAAGCGGAAAACCGCGTAAACGACGCGCAGGCCTTTGCCGCAGAAGATCTCGCGCGTGCCAGAGCGGAAGCGATCCATTTTGCGGCGGACGAGCAGGCGTGGAAGCAGGCCGGCGCGGCATTCCTTCTTGAGCGCCGTTACCACATTCTCAGCCAGAGCCTGGCGCATACACCGCTTTTGATCCTGGACGACCGTTTGCAGGGCACCCGCGAGCCCGTACTGGATTTGCGCCAGTATCCTGCATTATCCGACAGTACCGCACCACAGAAGGCCAGCACGAAATGA
- a CDS encoding SPFH domain-containing protein, protein MKIHSITSSEHAEKVGIRQMTSPAPQRHKRTLRIGIAVLLLVLAVLTACLLDVSAGSATVVTRFGNPQRVLLSPGLAWRFPAPFETPVNVDLRVRSTSSGLQDVGTRDGLRVLVQAWVIWKVKPDNDNVLRFIRAVQNQPDEAARQIRTFIGSALETTTSNYALADIVNVDSKKVKIAQLEQAVQAQLKAQLLNSYGIEVIQTGIERLTLPAVTLNATVDRMRAERETIAAERTAEGKRLAAEIHSQADRDGRILEADASVKAAAIAANAQRDAAAIYGKAWASDPQLYSLLRSLDTLSTIVNGNTRLVLRTDAEPFRALVQGPDQTPEAAKP, encoded by the coding sequence ATGAAGATCCACTCCATCACCTCTTCGGAACACGCGGAAAAAGTTGGCATACGTCAGATGACGTCGCCCGCGCCACAGCGCCACAAGCGGACGTTACGCATCGGTATTGCGGTATTGTTACTGGTGCTGGCGGTGCTCACCGCCTGCCTGCTTGACGTCAGCGCAGGCAGCGCGACGGTAGTGACGCGCTTTGGCAATCCACAGCGGGTCTTGCTCTCGCCCGGCCTGGCGTGGCGTTTCCCGGCACCCTTTGAAACGCCGGTGAATGTCGATTTACGCGTGCGTTCAACGTCCAGCGGTTTGCAGGACGTTGGCACGCGTGACGGGCTGCGGGTGCTGGTGCAGGCGTGGGTTATCTGGAAGGTGAAACCGGATAATGACAACGTGCTGCGCTTTATCCGCGCCGTGCAGAACCAGCCGGATGAAGCGGCTCGCCAAATCCGTACTTTTATTGGCTCGGCACTGGAAACCACCACCAGTAACTACGCGCTGGCGGATATCGTCAACGTCGACAGCAAGAAGGTCAAAATCGCTCAGCTTGAGCAGGCAGTGCAGGCGCAACTGAAAGCGCAGCTTCTCAACAGCTACGGCATCGAGGTGATCCAGACCGGTATTGAGCGCCTGACGCTACCGGCCGTGACGCTTAACGCCACCGTTGACCGCATGCGTGCCGAGCGGGAAACCATTGCAGCGGAGCGGACGGCTGAGGGGAAACGGCTGGCGGCGGAGATCCATTCACAGGCGGATCGCGATGGACGCATTCTGGAAGCTGATGCCTCCGTTAAAGCGGCGGCTATTGCCGCCAACGCACAGCGCGACGCAGCGGCAATATATGGCAAAGCCTGGGCCAGCGATCCGCAACTTTATAGCCTGCTGCGTTCCCTGGATACACTCAGCACCATCGTTAATGGCAACACCCGCCTGGTGCTGCGTACCGATGCAGAACCGTTCCGCGCGCTGGTGCAGGGGCCAGACCAAACACCAGAGGCGGCTAAACCATGA
- the hflK gene encoding protease modulator HflK — translation MMQPPLKRTPWGQSYRIAFFALYGAAIIAACAWLFSSIYQVAPDSRAIVYRFGKPVRVENAGLLFAWPYPIERVERVPGEERILERDVQALQRSQQLDQINSWERDGDAGAGAGYLLTGDAGVVQLNVRVFWRVSDPVRYALQRPHIDPLIDRLTEHAAAVVCVGRDLDSILVTRPETLQNDRHAAQERLQLRSDFRKAMTQSLTLLAAGGNDPGIRIERVDITSSLPQNAVAAFNAVLAAGQQAEQAVASARTAAALRTQQAQQQADRTLQQAEAGRQEILAQASVDTRTIMQLAQARREGADGGLLQRLWREKVTAILAQAGQVITVAPGDDSRLILQGLPAQSATPTVSEKKP, via the coding sequence ATGATGCAGCCACCGCTGAAGCGCACTCCCTGGGGGCAGTCATACCGGATTGCGTTCTTTGCCCTGTACGGCGCGGCGATTATCGCGGCCTGCGCGTGGCTGTTTTCCAGTATTTATCAGGTCGCCCCGGACAGCCGGGCGATCGTTTACCGCTTTGGTAAGCCCGTTCGTGTGGAAAACGCCGGGTTGCTGTTTGCCTGGCCCTATCCGATTGAACGCGTGGAGCGGGTGCCCGGCGAGGAGCGAATTCTGGAGCGCGATGTTCAGGCGTTGCAGCGCAGTCAGCAGCTTGATCAGATCAACAGCTGGGAGCGCGATGGTGATGCCGGAGCGGGGGCGGGCTACCTGCTTACTGGCGATGCCGGGGTCGTACAGCTGAACGTGCGGGTCTTCTGGCGCGTCAGCGATCCTGTCCGATACGCGCTTCAGCGTCCGCATATCGATCCGCTGATCGACCGCCTGACCGAGCACGCCGCGGCGGTTGTCTGCGTGGGACGCGATCTGGATTCGATCCTGGTGACCCGTCCTGAGACGCTGCAAAACGATCGCCACGCGGCCCAGGAGCGGCTTCAGCTACGCAGCGACTTCAGAAAGGCGATGACGCAAAGTCTTACCCTGCTGGCTGCCGGAGGGAACGATCCGGGCATTCGCATTGAACGCGTTGATATCACCTCTTCTTTGCCCCAGAACGCGGTGGCAGCGTTTAATGCGGTGCTGGCGGCAGGGCAGCAGGCGGAGCAGGCCGTAGCCAGCGCCCGCACGGCGGCGGCGCTGCGTACCCAGCAGGCGCAACAGCAGGCGGATCGGACGCTTCAGCAGGCGGAGGCGGGGCGTCAGGAAATTCTCGCGCAGGCCAGTGTCGACACCCGCACCATTATGCAACTGGCCCAGGCGAGGCGTGAAGGGGCCGATGGGGGTCTTTTGCAGCGCCTGTGGCGTGAAAAAGTGACGGCTATTCTGGCGCAGGCGGGGCAGGTGATTACCGTCGCGCCGGGCGACGACAGCCGCTTGATCCTGCAGGGGTTGCCTGCACAATCCGCCACTCCGACCGTTAGCGAGAAAAAACCATGA
- a CDS encoding heavy metal translocating P-type ATPase, translating to MSHQCSHGHFHFDGNLQTPAEQRRMLRQLTLTMITIGLLLLSLLWKALAPEQPGISDILAGIAWLLVAIPVFRAAWHSLLHPDLHGVTDLLVVLAMLGAWALGDLMTAALLPVIMIFGHILEERSVMGTRQAIAGLSKLTHSQARRVRADGALEQIDSQHLHSGDVVEVRAGDRVPADGQILSGYASLDVAHITGESVPVEAAAGMAVFGGSINLNGLLRVKVTHTGEQSTLGKVIALMQDASQAKPPITRMLERYAGHYLILVLLIAATTWFLTYNSQAMLAVLVAACPCALVLSAPATAMAGIAVAARHGILIRNAAFLEELADVDALIVDKTGTLTQGKLSVVDVMLATDMPRERVMQLAAALGATSNHPVSRVLAGTVSAPGEVTLRDIEEIQGIGVVATTDEGLALLGQQALFARYHIAVSPVPEHDGPVVGLAHAGVFLGWFLLEDTLRPEAPEMVAMLKSLGIDRQQLLTGDRLAVAKRVAQQAGIDELSAGALPAEKLRQVQRVVDEGWRPMVVGDGINDALALKAGAVGIAMGGNGADIALASADVVLTGSDLRRLPCAIRLSRKCRATLQVNVFIGLGWTLLIVSAAAMGLLGATGALIAAILHNLSTLLVLLNTGRLLQFDETK from the coding sequence ATGAGCCACCAGTGCAGCCACGGACACTTTCACTTTGACGGCAATCTGCAAACACCAGCCGAGCAGAGGCGTATGCTACGTCAGTTAACGCTGACGATGATCACTATTGGCTTGCTGCTGCTGAGCCTGCTCTGGAAAGCGCTTGCGCCTGAGCAACCCGGCATTAGCGACATCCTGGCGGGCATCGCGTGGCTGCTGGTGGCTATCCCGGTTTTTCGGGCCGCCTGGCACAGCCTGCTGCATCCCGATCTGCATGGCGTAACCGATCTGCTGGTGGTACTGGCAATGCTTGGTGCGTGGGCACTGGGTGATTTAATGACCGCCGCGCTGCTGCCGGTGATTATGATTTTCGGTCATATTCTTGAAGAGCGCAGCGTGATGGGAACCCGTCAGGCTATCGCCGGGCTGAGCAAACTGACGCACAGCCAGGCCAGGCGCGTGCGGGCAGACGGTGCGCTTGAGCAGATCGACAGCCAGCATCTCCACTCTGGCGACGTCGTTGAAGTGCGTGCCGGCGACAGGGTGCCCGCTGACGGGCAGATCCTTTCCGGCTATGCCAGCCTGGACGTGGCGCACATTACAGGTGAATCCGTACCGGTTGAAGCGGCAGCGGGAATGGCTGTGTTTGGCGGAAGCATTAATCTGAACGGCCTGCTGCGGGTGAAGGTCACCCACACGGGTGAGCAGTCGACTCTGGGGAAAGTGATTGCGCTGATGCAGGACGCCAGCCAGGCAAAGCCGCCGATTACCCGGATGTTAGAGCGCTATGCGGGCCACTATCTCATTCTGGTGCTGCTGATTGCGGCAACCACCTGGTTTCTGACGTATAACAGCCAGGCGATGCTGGCGGTGCTGGTTGCCGCCTGTCCCTGTGCGCTGGTGCTTTCAGCGCCCGCAACCGCAATGGCGGGGATAGCTGTGGCGGCACGACACGGTATTTTGATTCGCAACGCGGCATTTCTGGAAGAGCTGGCGGATGTGGATGCCCTGATTGTGGATAAAACGGGGACCCTGACTCAGGGGAAGCTCAGTGTCGTCGACGTGATGCTGGCGACCGACATGCCGCGTGAGCGCGTAATGCAACTGGCGGCAGCGCTGGGAGCTACCAGTAACCATCCGGTGAGCCGGGTGCTGGCCGGGACGGTGTCCGCGCCAGGTGAGGTAACACTGCGAGACATTGAAGAAATTCAGGGCATTGGCGTTGTGGCGACAACCGACGAAGGGCTGGCATTACTGGGGCAGCAGGCGCTGTTTGCTCGTTACCACATTGCGGTATCACCAGTGCCGGAGCACGATGGCCCGGTGGTTGGCCTGGCGCACGCTGGCGTTTTTCTTGGCTGGTTCCTGCTGGAGGATACGCTTCGCCCCGAGGCACCGGAGATGGTTGCGATGCTCAAATCACTGGGTATTGACAGGCAACAGCTGCTGACCGGCGATCGTCTGGCGGTGGCGAAGCGGGTGGCGCAGCAGGCGGGGATCGACGAACTTTCCGCCGGGGCGCTGCCTGCGGAAAAACTGCGTCAGGTGCAGCGTGTTGTTGATGAAGGGTGGCGGCCAATGGTGGTCGGAGATGGTATCAACGACGCGCTGGCGTTAAAAGCCGGTGCGGTTGGTATTGCGATGGGTGGTAATGGGGCGGATATTGCGCTGGCCTCGGCTGACGTGGTGCTTACCGGCTCTGATTTACGCCGCCTGCCATGCGCCATTCGGCTGAGCCGAAAATGCCGTGCCACGCTGCAGGTGAATGTGTTTATCGGGTTGGGCTGGACGCTGTTAATCGTCTCTGCCGCCGCAATGGGGCTGCTTGGGGCCACCGGGGCGCTGATTGCCGCGATTCTCCACAATCTGAGCACGCTGCTGGTGCTGCTCAATACCGGGCGCTTATTACAGTTTGATGAGACAAAGTGA
- the mdtK gene encoding MdtK family multidrug efflux MATE transporter has translation MQKYMNEARQLLALAIPVIIAQVAQTAMGFVDTVMAGGYSATDMAAVAIGTSIWLPAILFGHGLLLALTPVIAQLNGSGRRERIAHQVRQGFWLAGFVSVLIMVVLWNAGHIIRAMHNIDPALADKAVGYLRALLWGAPGYLFFQVARNQCEGLAKTKPGMVMGFIGLLVNIPVNYIFIYGHFGMPELGGIGCGVATAAVYWVMFFSMITFIKRARSMRDIRNDKAFSTPDWTILTRLIQLGLPIALALFFEVTLFAVVALLVSPLGIIDVAGHQIALNFSSLMFVLPMSLAAAVTIRVGFRLGQGSTLDAQTAARTGLGVGVCMAACTALFTVALREQIALLYNDNPEVVLLASHLMLLAAVYQISDSIQVIGSGVLRGYKDTRSIFFITFIAYWVLGLPCGYVLALTDLVVDRMGPAGFWMGFIIGLTSAAIMMMLRMRYLQRQPSTIILQRAAR, from the coding sequence GTGCAGAAGTACATGAATGAAGCGCGTCAGTTATTGGCACTGGCAATACCGGTGATCATCGCGCAAGTGGCCCAGACCGCAATGGGATTTGTGGATACGGTCATGGCCGGTGGCTACAGCGCCACCGATATGGCCGCCGTTGCGATCGGGACATCGATCTGGCTCCCGGCCATCCTCTTTGGTCACGGTCTTCTGCTGGCGTTAACGCCGGTAATCGCACAGCTTAACGGTTCCGGTCGACGAGAACGCATCGCCCACCAGGTTCGCCAGGGGTTCTGGCTGGCGGGTTTCGTCTCCGTTCTTATCATGGTGGTGCTCTGGAACGCGGGCCATATCATTCGCGCGATGCATAATATCGACCCGGCTCTGGCTGATAAAGCCGTGGGCTATCTGCGCGCCCTGCTCTGGGGCGCACCGGGCTACCTCTTTTTCCAGGTCGCACGTAACCAGTGTGAAGGTCTGGCAAAAACCAAGCCTGGCATGGTGATGGGTTTTATCGGTCTGCTGGTTAACATTCCGGTGAACTATATCTTTATTTATGGCCACTTCGGTATGCCAGAGCTCGGCGGCATTGGCTGCGGCGTGGCAACGGCGGCGGTCTACTGGGTGATGTTCTTCAGCATGATCACCTTTATTAAACGCGCGCGATCCATGCGTGACATCCGTAATGACAAGGCATTCAGCACACCAGACTGGACGATCCTGACGCGTCTTATTCAACTGGGTCTGCCGATTGCACTGGCGCTGTTCTTCGAGGTGACGCTGTTTGCAGTTGTTGCCCTGCTGGTGTCGCCGCTGGGAATTATCGACGTTGCGGGCCACCAGATCGCGCTGAACTTCAGCTCGCTGATGTTCGTTCTGCCGATGTCGCTGGCGGCAGCGGTCACTATTCGCGTCGGTTTCCGGCTCGGACAAGGTTCAACGCTGGATGCGCAAACGGCTGCGCGTACCGGTCTTGGCGTGGGTGTCTGCATGGCGGCCTGTACGGCACTCTTTACCGTCGCGCTACGTGAGCAGATCGCCCTGCTCTACAACGATAATCCGGAAGTGGTCCTTCTGGCATCTCACCTGATGCTGCTGGCTGCGGTGTACCAGATTTCGGACTCCATTCAGGTGATCGGCAGCGGCGTGCTGCGCGGGTATAAAGATACGCGTTCTATTTTCTTTATTACCTTTATTGCGTACTGGGTACTGGGTCTGCCGTGTGGGTATGTTCTGGCGCTCACCGATCTGGTGGTTGACCGTATGGGGCCAGCAGGATTCTGGATGGGCTTTATTATCGGCTTAACCTCTGCGGCCATCATGATGATGCTGCGTATGCGCTATCTGCAACGTCAGCCATCTACCATTATTTTGCAACGCGCCGCACGTTAA
- a CDS encoding riboflavin synthase subunit alpha codes for MFTGIVQGTAKVVSIDEKPNFRTHVVELPEYMLEGIETGASIAHNGCCLTVTEINGNLISFDLMKETLRITNLGELVVGDTVNVERAAKFSDEIGGHLMSGHIMTTAEVAKIVTSENNRQIWFKVQDPSLMKYILYKGFIGIDGISLTVGEVTPTRFCVHLIPETLQRTTLGAKKLGHRVNIEIDPQTQAVVDTVERVLAAKEAAIIKTAEAE; via the coding sequence ATGTTTACTGGTATTGTGCAGGGCACTGCGAAAGTGGTGTCTATTGATGAAAAACCCAATTTCCGTACTCACGTCGTTGAGCTGCCGGAATATATGCTTGAAGGTATTGAAACCGGGGCGTCGATTGCGCATAACGGCTGCTGCCTGACGGTAACCGAAATTAACGGTAACCTGATTAGCTTTGATTTAATGAAAGAGACGCTGCGCATCACCAATCTGGGTGAGCTGGTGGTGGGCGATACCGTCAACGTAGAGCGTGCGGCGAAGTTCAGCGATGAGATTGGCGGACATCTGATGTCAGGCCATATCATGACCACCGCTGAAGTGGCCAAAATCGTGACCTCGGAAAATAATCGTCAAATCTGGTTTAAAGTTCAGGACCCGTCATTAATGAAATACATCCTCTACAAAGGATTTATTGGTATTGATGGGATTAGCCTGACGGTCGGGGAAGTGACACCAACCCGTTTTTGCGTGCATTTAATTCCTGAAACGCTGCAGCGTACAACCCTGGGCGCGAAAAAACTGGGGCATCGGGTAAATATTGAAATCGATCCGCAAACTCAGGCGGTAGTGGATACCGTTGAACGCGTGCTGGCGGCAAAAGAGGCCGCAATAATAAAGACAGCGGAAGCTGAATAA
- the cfa gene encoding cyclopropane fatty acyl phospholipid synthase, with translation MSSSCIEEVSIPDDNWSRIVSELLSRAGITINGPSPSDPQVKHPDFFKRVLREGSLGLGESYMDGWWECERLDMFFSSVLRAGLENQLPRHFKDTLRVASARLFNLQSKKRAWIVGKEHYDLGNDLFSRMLDPFMQYSCGYWKKATTLEEAQQDKLRLICEKLQLQPGMRVLDIGCGWGGLAYFMAKHYGVSVVGVTISAEQQKMAQERCQGLDVDIRLQDYRDLNEQFDRIASVGMFEHVGPKNYDTYFEVADRNLKPEGIFLLHTIGSKRTDNNVDPWINKYIFPNGCLPSIRQIAKASESHFIVEDWHNFGADYDTTLMAWHARFQAAWPEIADNYSERFKRMFSYYLNACAGAFRARDIQLWQVVFSRGIEHGLRVAR, from the coding sequence ATGAGTTCATCGTGTATAGAAGAAGTCAGCATTCCGGACGATAACTGGTCCCGGATCGTCAGTGAGCTGTTGAGTCGTGCGGGCATCACCATCAACGGGCCCTCACCCTCCGACCCGCAGGTTAAACATCCCGATTTTTTTAAACGTGTATTGCGGGAGGGATCGTTAGGTCTGGGCGAGAGTTACATGGATGGATGGTGGGAATGCGAGCGGCTGGATATGTTTTTCAGCAGCGTTTTACGCGCCGGTCTGGAAAACCAGCTTCCGCGTCACTTCAAAGACACATTGCGTGTCGCCTCCGCCCGATTGTTCAATCTGCAAAGTAAAAAGCGGGCGTGGATTGTCGGCAAAGAGCATTACGATCTTGGTAACGACCTGTTCAGCCGTATGCTTGATCCCTTCATGCAATACTCTTGCGGCTACTGGAAAAAGGCGACAACTCTTGAAGAGGCGCAGCAGGACAAACTGCGTCTTATCTGTGAAAAATTGCAGCTCCAGCCCGGTATGCGCGTGCTGGATATTGGCTGCGGCTGGGGCGGGCTGGCGTATTTTATGGCGAAACATTACGGCGTCAGCGTTGTGGGCGTCACCATCTCTGCCGAACAGCAAAAAATGGCACAGGAACGCTGTCAGGGGCTGGACGTTGATATCCGGCTTCAGGATTATCGTGACCTGAACGAGCAATTTGACCGCATTGCTTCTGTCGGGATGTTTGAGCACGTAGGGCCTAAGAATTACGACACCTATTTTGAGGTGGCCGATCGTAATTTAAAACCGGAAGGTATCTTCTTACTGCATACCATTGGCTCTAAGCGCACCGACAATAATGTTGATCCGTGGATCAACAAATACATCTTCCCGAATGGTTGCCTGCCGTCCATCCGTCAGATAGCAAAAGCCAGCGAATCGCATTTCATTGTGGAAGACTGGCATAACTTCGGTGCGGATTATGACACCACTCTGATGGCGTGGCATGCGCGTTTTCAGGCCGCCTGGCCTGAAATTGCGGATAACTATTCGGAACGGTTCAAACGGATGTTCAGTTATTATCTGAATGCCTGCGCGGGTGCGTTTCGTGCCCGCGATATTCAACTATGGCAGGTGGTCTTTAGCCGTGGTATAGAACACGGTCTGCGCGTCGCCCGCTAA
- the punC gene encoding purine nucleoside transporter PunC, translating into MQPRKGFLVWLGGLSVLGFLATDMYLPAFAAMQEDLQTPAAAISASLSLFLAGFAFAQLLWGPLSDRFGRKPVLLLGLAIFAVGCLGMLWVRDAAWLLVLRFIQAVGVCAAAVTWQALVTDYYPASRTNRIFATIMPLVGLSPALAPLLGSWLLAHFEWQAIFATLFAITLVLMLPAFALKPAQKKATHAEAKPVTFMSLLRSKAYRGNVLIYAACSASFFAWLTGSPFILHDMGYSPAAIGLSYVPQTIAFLVGGYGCRAALQKWEGQQMLPWLLGLYALSVIGTWAVGFIPHVGLTEILLPFCVMAVANGAIYPIVVAQALRPFPQATGRAAALQNTLQLGLCFLASLVVSALIATPLLTTTSVMLVTVILAAVGYRMQASAQREQDGTPEAETSHA; encoded by the coding sequence GTGCAACCCAGGAAAGGATTTTTAGTCTGGCTCGGCGGCTTAAGCGTGCTGGGCTTTTTGGCCACCGATATGTATCTGCCCGCGTTCGCCGCGATGCAGGAAGATTTACAAACACCTGCTGCCGCGATTAGCGCCAGCCTGAGCTTATTCCTCGCCGGTTTTGCCTTTGCGCAACTGCTGTGGGGACCGCTCTCTGACCGTTTTGGCCGTAAACCGGTGCTGTTACTGGGCCTGGCGATCTTTGCTGTAGGCTGTCTGGGTATGCTGTGGGTGCGCGATGCAGCCTGGCTGCTGGTGCTGCGTTTTATTCAGGCCGTCGGCGTCTGCGCTGCTGCGGTAACCTGGCAGGCGCTGGTAACCGACTACTACCCGGCGTCACGCACTAACCGTATTTTCGCCACCATTATGCCGCTGGTCGGCCTGTCGCCCGCCCTTGCCCCGCTGCTGGGCAGCTGGCTTCTGGCGCATTTCGAGTGGCAGGCGATTTTCGCCACCCTGTTTGCCATTACCCTGGTATTGATGCTGCCTGCATTTGCCCTCAAACCCGCGCAAAAAAAAGCGACGCACGCTGAGGCAAAGCCGGTAACGTTTATGTCGTTACTGCGTTCTAAAGCCTACCGTGGCAACGTCCTGATTTACGCCGCCTGCTCCGCGAGCTTCTTCGCCTGGCTGACTGGCTCGCCGTTTATTTTGCACGATATGGGTTACAGTCCGGCTGCCATCGGCCTCAGCTATGTGCCGCAGACTATCGCGTTCCTGGTGGGAGGCTACGGCTGTCGCGCCGCGCTGCAAAAATGGGAGGGTCAGCAAATGCTGCCGTGGCTGCTGGGTCTGTATGCGTTAAGCGTGATCGGCACCTGGGCAGTGGGCTTTATCCCGCATGTCGGTCTGACAGAAATTTTACTTCCGTTCTGTGTCATGGCGGTGGCTAACGGTGCCATTTACCCTATCGTGGTGGCACAGGCGTTACGCCCTTTCCCTCAGGCAACTGGCCGCGCCGCCGCTCTGCAAAACACACTCCAGTTGGGCCTGTGCTTCCTGGCAAGCCTGGTGGTCTCTGCGTTGATTGCCACACCGCTGTTGACCACCACCAGCGTAATGCTGGTTACCGTTATACTGGCCGCCGTCGGCTATCGCATGCAGGCATCCGCTCAGCGTGAGCAGGACGGCACCCCGGAGGCGGAAACATCGCATGCATAA